One region of Puniceicoccaceae bacterium genomic DNA includes:
- a CDS encoding septal ring lytic transglycosylase RlpA family protein — translation MLIAAWGLLSSNEDVRDHAPECEVDLSQIREPIPLPTVASRWGNQSPYEVNGQRYEVLECAEGYCATGIASWYGMKFHGRPTSNGEVFDVFQMTAAHRTLPIPCYARITHLGNGRSVVVRINDRGPFVEGRILDLSWAAAAKLGMVESGLAEVAIEVVTGT, via the coding sequence ATGCTCATCGCAGCATGGGGACTGCTCTCTTCGAACGAAGACGTGCGAGATCATGCGCCCGAGTGCGAGGTGGATCTGTCACAAATCCGAGAACCGATTCCTCTTCCCACAGTAGCGAGTCGATGGGGAAATCAGAGTCCGTATGAGGTTAATGGTCAGCGCTACGAAGTGCTCGAATGTGCCGAGGGGTATTGTGCGACGGGCATTGCGTCCTGGTATGGCATGAAATTTCACGGTCGTCCCACCTCGAACGGTGAGGTTTTTGATGTCTTTCAGATGACCGCTGCCCACCGAACCCTGCCGATCCCGTGCTATGCGCGCATTACCCATCTCGGGAACGGTCGTTCCGTTGTGGTGAGGATCAATGATCGTGGTCCGTTTGTGGAGGGACGGATTTTGGATCTCTCATGGGCTGCTGCAGCAAAGCTGGGCATGGTGGAATCGGGGTTGGCAGAAGTTGCGATTGAGGTGGTCACAGGAACGTGA